In the genome of Candidatus Omnitrophota bacterium, the window TTACGGCCATTTCCCTTTCAGCGCATAAAATGTACGGTCCGAAAGGAATTGGCGCCCTGCTGACGACGGCTCCTTCCCTATTGAAGCCGCTTTTCCCCGGTTCGCAAGAAGGGGGAATGCGGGGCGGAACCGTCAACGTTCCCGGCGCCGTGGGATTTGGAGCGGCGGCGGAATGGATGACGCGAAACCGCGACGGCGAGAATCGGCGTCTCTCTCGGTTGACGGATCGTCTTTGGCGGCGTCTTTCGGAACAAACCAACGTTATCCGAACCATTACGCCGGAAAAGGCTCTGCCTAATACGCTGCATGTCCGATTCGTTGGCTTGAAAGGGGAACGTGTTGTCGACGCTTTGGATCGGCTCGGAGTATGTTGTTCCTCCGGCCCTGCTTGCGCTTCGGGATCGACGGAAGCCTCTGCCATTTTGATAAGCATGGGTTGGAGCCGCGACGAAGCGATGGAAGGCGTACGTTTTAGCTTGGGACGATTTACGACGGAAAACGATATTGAAGAAGCTTCTGATAGAATTGGTTCTTGGCTTCGCCAACAAGCGAAGCATGTCGCTTGATTTCCGGCGTTTAAGTTTTATACTATTTTTCTTGTTTTAATTTCGATTTGCCGCTTGTTTCCTTCGGTAAAACATGTGCGATTTTCCGAATTGTCCATCAAGCGCAAGCATGGAAAGTGTTCTTATGCTTTCTTGCTTATAAAAAAGTTATAAATCGAAATTCGATCAAGCGCGTAGAAGAATAAGATGCGCATCGTTGCCGGAGAATTCAAAAACAGGACGATCCATGTCCCGCATGATCGTTCCTTGGAAACAATGAGCGAAATGGTGCGCGAAGCGTTGTTTAACATCCTTGGCGATGCGGTCGTCGATGCGCGTTTCGCCGATTTGTTCGCGGGCAGCGGCTCCGTCGGCCTTGAAGCCCTCAGCCGGGGCGCTAGCAGAGTTACTTTCGTGGAAATGCGCCGCCAGGCGGCGGATGCCATCCGAAAAACGCTTGAGGTTTTTCAAGTGGATAAGGATCGCGCCCGAGTGTGGACGAGCGACGTATTTCAACTCGGCGGGAATTCCAGCGAATGGTCGGATTGGGACATTGCGTTCCTTGATCCGCCGCGCCGGGTCAAGGATAATTTTCTCGATGACCTCGTCGACCGCGGCGTCATCGGCTCCGAAAAGTTGATCGTCGCCGCGCGTCCGGTAGAGAATTGCGCGGAGATGGGCTCCAATTATCTTCGCCTTCTCGACCGAAGGATTTACGGTAAAGCCTGTCTCTTTTTCTTCGGGCGATACTACGGCGAAAGCCTATAGGAGGCAATGGGAATGTCCCATTCCATCGCCGTATATCCGGGCAGTTTCGATCCAGTAACCTACGGTCATTTGGATTTGATCGAGCGAGGCGCCAAATTATTCGAGCGGCTCATCGTCGCTGTCGTCTCCAATCCCGGCAAAAGTCCCTTGTTTACCTTAGAGGAACGGTTGGCCATGCTGCGGGAAGCGGTGAAAGGAATCGAAGGCGATTTTATTATAGATTCCTTCGATGGACTGTTGGTTCATTATATGCGCATGAACCATACGCATGTCATTCTGCGAGGGCTTCGAGCTGTTTCCGACTTCGAATACGAATTCGAATTGGCTCTAACCAACCGGAGAATGGCGCAAGATATCGAAACCATTTTTATGGCGCCCAGCGAAGAGCATATTTTTCTTCGCGCAACATTAGTTAAAGAGATTTCTCGGCTTGGCGGAGACGTTTCCGCCTTTGTGCCCCCTCTGGTAGAGCGCCGCTTGATGGAACGCCGTCAACAGAAAATAAAATTGCCGGTCTAACAAAACGATAACTAGTACGATTCATTATTTGAATAAAAAAGAGGTTAACGTCATGGCTCATCCTAAACATCGCAAGTCGAAATCCAAAAGCCGCATGGGGCGTTCGCAATGCGCCATTAAACCAGCTTCGTTAGTCGAATGCCCCAATTGCCGGGGAATGAAAATGCCCCATCGCGTTTGTCCGAATTGCGGATATTACAAAGATCGTTTCGTTGTCTAAGCTGAGGGGAATGGGATGAGAATCGCGGTGGACGCTATGGGAGGAGACCGCGCTCCGGCGGATGTTATCGCCGGCGTAAGAAGTTTTCTCTCCGAAGATCAGAAAACCGAAATTCTGTTAGTCGGGCGGCGAAGCGTTTTGGAAGGCTCTTGCGCCGATCTTCCCCTGCAAATTGTTGATGCTCCCGGCGTTGTGGGAATGCACGAATCCCCATCCACCGCTGTCAAAAAGATGACGGATTCATCCATCGCCGTAGCGACCATGCTGGTCAAGGAAGGGAAAGCGGACGCTCTGCTCTCGATGGGAAATTCGGGCGCGACCATGGCTTTTGCTCTCTTCGTTTTGGGACGGTTGCCGAATATCTCCCGCCCTGCGATCGTCGCCCCCATGCCGACGCTCAAAGGGTATACCTTGCTGCTTGACGTCGGCGTAACCGTCGATTGCAAGCCGGAACATCTTCTTCATTTCGCCGTCATGGGTTCCGCCTATTCCCATCTCGCCTTCAACGTTAAGAAGCCGCGAGTCGGCATGCTTTCCATCGGCGAAGAGGAAAGCAAAGGCAACGAGTTGACCCGCAAAGCGGCGCAGCTTTTAAAACAGGCGCCCATTCATTTTGCGGGCAACGCCGAGGGCGTAGACATCATGGAAGGCAAATTCGACGTAATCGTCTGCGACGGTTTTGTCGGCAACGTCGTTCTGAAATTCGGCGAAGGCCTGGTGGAAATGTTCGCCCGCGCTTTGGAGATGGAAACCGACCATGTTCTCGGCAAGGATATCGACGCCGAACATCGCATGGCTTTTTTTAAGGAAACCATGCGGCGCGTGGATTACACCGGCTATGGAGGAGCGACGATGCTCGGCGTCAATGGCAACTGTTTGATCGGCCATGGACGCTCCGGTCCCCGCGCCATCGCCAGCGGCATCCGCGCCGCCAAGATTGTGGCGGAAAAATGTCCTTATCATGAAATCGAAAAGGCGTTGAAAAACGCCCACATTACGACTCATTAAGCAGGAAAAGAGGTAGATCCGTGGCGCGAGCGCATATTGTATCCACTGGCATGGCCGTGCCGGAGCGAATCTTAAACAATTACGATTTGGAAAAAATCGTCGATACCTCCGATACGTGGATCCGCGAGAGAACGGGCATGTTCGAACGGCGGTTGACGGATGAATCCACAGCGGCTTCTGATCTCGCCTGCGCCGCTTCCAAACAAGCGTTGAAAGCGGTGGAAATGGCGCCCGAAGAGATCGATGCCATCCTTTTGGCCACCATTTCCGGCGATTACGTTTTTCCGGCGACGGCTTGCGTCCTTCAGCAGCGCATCGGCGCCAAAAACGCGATGGCCTTCGATCTTTCCGCCGCTTGTTCGGGTTATATTTATGGACTGTCTGTAGCGCAAGCCTATATCGAATCCGGCCGCTATAAGAATGTTCTCCTCGTCGGCGTCGATTGCTTGACGAAAGTCGTCGATTGGAGCGACAGGAATACCTGCGTCCTTTTCGGCGATGGCGCCGGAGCTTCGATACTTCAGCCGAATGGCAGCGCCGGCGTCATCGATACGGTCTTGGGATCCGACGGCGGCGCCGTGGAATTGCTTTATCAACCTTGCGGCGGCTCCCGCATCCCCATATCGGAAGAAGCCATTCGCCAGAAAAAGCATTACCTTTATCTTAACGGCAAGGAAATCTTCAAATACGCCGTGCGGGCTATGGCGCAATCCAGTCTCGACGTGCTTCAACGCGCCCGCCTGACGATAGAGGACATCTCCATCGTCATTCCCCACCAAGCCAATATTCGCATTCTTGAGGCAGTAGCCAAACGGCTGGGAATTCCGATGGAGAAGTTTTATCTTAACATCGAGAAATACGCCAACACTTCGGCGGCGACGATTCCCATCGCCATTCACGAAGCGTTGCAGGATGGACGATTGCAAAAAGGAGACATCGCTCTTCTCGTCTCGTTCGGGGGCGGCTTGACCTGGGGCGCGAGTTTAGTGCAGTTTTAATGAAAAAGAATAAAATCGCTTTCCTCTTCCCTGGCCAGGGTTCTCAAACCGCGGGAATGGGGCTTGATCTTATAGAAACGTCGGCTTTAGCTTCCCAACGTTACCGCCAAGCGGAAGATATTCTAGGATGGTCCGTCGAAGCCCTATCCCGTCCGGCGGGCGGCGGCAATCTCAATCTCACGCTTTATACGCAGCCCGCTCTTTACGTTCATAGTTGCGTCTTGGCGGAAATCCTGATGGAAGCTGGACTCGAACCTGCAATAACGGCGGGACACAGCGCCGGCGAATATCCCGCGTTGACCGTAAATGGCGCCTGGGATTTCGCTACGGGCCTGAAAGTCATCGCTGAACGCGCGCGCTTGATGCATGAATCGAAAAAAGAAGGTTCTATGGCGGCGGTTTTGGGGATGAGCGGCGAGGAAATTTCCGATTTCTGTTCGTCGTGGAAAGACGGAATATTAAGCGTCGCCGGTTTGAATTCTCCCAAGCAAACTGTAATTACGGGCGAGAAAGCCGCCGTGGAAAAAGCGGCGCCGCTTTTAAAGAATCGCGGTGCGAAAAAAGTGATTCCCATCGCGGTCAGCGCCGCTTTTCATTCGGCGCTCATGCAAGAAGCGCAATCGCAATTCGCGGAATTTCTTCAAGCGATCGAAATCAAGCCGCCAAGGATTCCATTGGCATCCAATAATACGGGCCAACCTGTAACCGATCCCGAAATCATCCGCGTTCATTTGATCAAACAATTTTGCGAACCAGTGCGGTGGATCGATTGCATGAACGCCGTCTCCTATGTATGCTCCTCCGCCATCGAAGTCGGACCGGGAAAAGTGCTCTGCGGTTTGGCGAAAGCGATTCGCGAGGATTTTCCATGCCACAGCGCCTCCTCCTGGGATGGCGTCAGAAAGGTAATCGAGGATTATGGCCTTAGCTCTTGAAGGAAAAGTCGCTCTTATCACCGGAGGATCGCGCGGCATTGGCCGCTGTACGGCGGAATGCCTCGCCGGACGCGGCGCCAAGATCGTATTGATCGATCTGGATGAAGAGGGATTGAAGAAAACGGAACAGGAAATGAAGGATCGGGGATTCGACGTTTGCGCCATGATGGCGGACGTCGCTGATTCCGCCGCCGCGCAAAAAATCGTCGACGACTGCGTCGAACGCTTTGAAAAAATCGATATCCTGGTCAATAATGCCGGAATCACCCGCGACAACCTCGCCCTGCGCATGAAAGAAGCGGATTGGGAGTTGGTTTTACGCGTGAATCTAAGCGGCTCGTTCTATATGGCGAAAGCCGTTTCGAAATATATGACTCGCGCCCGCGAAGGAAGGATTATCAACCTCGCTTCCGTCGTGGGCATCATGGGCAATGCGGGCCAGGTCAACTACGCGGCCAGTAAGGCGGGCGTGATCGGCATGACGAAGTCCCTCGCCAAGGAATTCGCCTCCCGCAACGTTACCGTCAACGCCGTAGCGCCGGGCTTTATCGATACGGCGATGACGGCGGCGCTCAAAGAAGAGGTCAAGGAAGCCACCTTGAAAGCGATTCCCCTCCACCGCTACGGCAAACCGGAAGAAGTCGCCAGCGTCATCGCGTTCTTGGCTTCCGAAGAAGCGGCTTACATCACTGGCCAGGTTATCGTCATCGATGGCGGCATGGCCATGTAAATGATGAATGATGGTAACAGTTTACACGATTGAAGAGAAATCCTAGTAGTAGTCGTAGGGTGGGCTCAAAGCGAAGCGTAGCCCACCATTATGATTAATCCCTCCGACTAGAATGAGGGAGTACAAAATCAATCAGCGATCAAAGCCGCTAGAAGCGGCTTAATTCCTATAGCGAATATCGAAGCAAAGGAGGTAAGTTTTGTGAGCGAAAATATCCAAGAAAAAGTTATCGAAATCATTGCGGAAAAATTGAAGGTGGACAAGGAAGAGATCACCCGCGACAAATCGTTTACGCGCGATCTCGGCGCCGATTCCCTCGATACGGTGGAACTCGTCATGGATTTCGAAGAGAAATTCGAAATCGACGAAATCCCCGAAGAAGAAGCGGAAAAAATCAAGACCGTCGGCGACGCCATCGATTACATTACGAATAAACTCAATGTTTGAGAATCGAACCAGACGGGAGACAAGGTAAATGGATCGACGCGTCGTCGTCACGGGGATGGGCGTCATTTCCCCCGTGGGAAATACGGTTGGCGATTTTTGGTCGTCCCTGGTCAATGGGCGCACGGGAACCGGCCTGTTGGCAAAATTCAATACGGAAGGCTTCTCTTCTAAAGTCGCCGCCGAAGTGAAGAATTTCGATCCGGATCGTTATATCGATCCCAAAGAATCGCGGCGGATGGATCTCTTCATCCAATACGCCATGGCCGCCGCGCAAATGGCGGTCGATCGATCGGGACTCGATTTCGAAAAAGAAGACAAGGAGCGGGCGGGCGTTCTGGTCGGCTCCGGCATCGGCGGCATTCAAACCCTGGAAACGCAAAAAGAGGTTCTCGATCAGAAAGGGCCGCGCCGCATCAGCCCCTTGCTCATTCCCATGTTGATCATCAACATGGCGGCGGGCATGGTTTCCATTCGCTGGGGCTTGCGGGGACCGAATACGTCCGTCGTTACCGCCTGCGCCACTGGCAATCATTGCATTGGCGACGCTATGCGCTTTATTCAACGGGGCGACGCCGACATCATGCTCGCTGGAGGAACGGAAGGCTCGATCACGCCGCTCGGTTTTGGCGGCTTCTGCTCGATGAAAGCGTTATCCACCCGCAACGAGGAACCGGATAAAGCCAGCCGTCCCTTCGATTTGGACAGAGATGGATTCGTCATGGGCGAAGGCGCCGGCATCGTCGTCTTGGAAGAACTGGAACGCGCCAAAAAGCGCGGCGCTCCCATCCTGGCCGAACTCGTCGGTTATGGCATCAGCGCCGACGCCCATCACATCACCATGCCCGATCCCGAAGGACGCGGTGCCTGCAAGGCCATGCGCCTGGCGCTGGACGACGCTAAACTGCCGGACGCGGAGTTGGATTACATCAACGCGCATGGCACTTCAACGCCTTATAATGATAAGTTCGAGACGATCGCCATTAAGAATCTGCTCAATTCCCGCGCCAAAGAGGTTCCCGTTAGCTCGACGAAATCGATGACAGGCCACCTCCTCGGCGCGGCGGGAGCAGTGGAATTGATCGCCTGCGTTTTGGCTCTCGTACATGGCGTCATTCCGCCGACGATCAACTACGCAACGCCGGATCCGGAATGCGATCTGGACTATGTTCCCAACATCGCCCGCGAGAAGAAAATCAAAACGGCGATGTCCAATTCCTTCGGCTTCGGCGGCCACAACGCCGTATTGGTGGCGCGAAAGTTCGAATGAGCCGGCGGTTTGTATGCAAGCGCAATCCTGCCAGGGCGCGGTCCTCCGCGCCCTTAGTTTTTGTCCGGAAAAAAGCATGGGCGAGATAAATTCGATCAAGCCGATTGAGTTCATGAATTGTTTATTCGTACAACTCCCAACCAACAATCCGTGTAGGAAGACGCGCGTCGAATATGTAGAGCTTGCGATAGGAGTCGACGATATACAGCTCCTTGTTGTCCGGAGAGAAGGCGCAAGCGGTCATGTAGCCTTGGATTTCGTACTTCTGGATTTCCTCCATCGTCGTCAAATCCACCAGCGTAGTCTTGCCGTTGCGTCCTGTAACCATATAGCGCACGTCGGAGGTATAAGCGATATCGCCCTCGGCGGGGATGGTGGTAAAGTTTGTTGTATCGATTAAATCGACTTCAAATTCTATGGCATATCTTGCATAATAAAAACGACTGTCGGAAGAGAATTTTGTTTCGATGACTAACGCTTTAGATAAATCTTCGTTATATTCGGCTTTATAGAGTATTTTCCCATCTATAGCATTCCACAAACGCGGTAGATTAAAATAATAGTCATTAACGAAATGCCCATCATAGTGAAATGCATGATATTGAACCGTACCGCCAACTGTCTTTTTATTGGGCGAAATTATCAGGTTTTGCGATGTATAATCCACCTGTTTATAATCGATAAACAACTTACCAATAGTATTTCTGCTGTCTTCAAGTTCTATTCTATTATCCCATCTATCTTTTCCTGTTACCATACTATCCAATTCATCAACACTTATTTCTACATTATCAATTACTTTTTCATCAAATAAATCAAAAGTAATATGATAAGGAGCGCCTTGCATCCATATAATTGTAGTAGGATCGGATAAACTTTGATAAAGTCGATAATACATATTTAAAATTTTATTAAAATTATTATCAATATGTAAATGAAAAATTTGTTTAATCTCACCTATTTTATCTTGAACATTTAGACCTAGGTCGATCCGCTTTTGCGGCAAAATTATTTTGTCATCGGCTAAAGATAAACGTGATACTGATGTTAAAATAGTAAATATGATAACGCATAACGCCCTTGTAGTAAAAACATACTTTAAATTTATATTATGAAATAAGTTAGACATTTTTTTATCCTCATATTAATTATACAAGAAATCAGCGTAGGTATAGTAAATTGAACTATACCTACGCTAAAAAAAACTTATTCCGTAGAATATTATCGATCAATCGAGTTCTAAATACATGCGTTTTAAGTCTTTCTTCGAGGAATCGCTTGGATTGACTTGCGTATAGTAAAGCATATTCCATTCATCCGTTTCATAATCCCTGCCACCCGATCCAATGAGGGACGGATAATTGCTTTTCGGATTATTATTGTAAAAATTGGAATCAATGGCGGTAATCAATAAGCCATCGTCCCAATCGACGGGATTGGAACTGGAGTGAATATAGAAACCATATCGATCTTGCGTAATGCCGCCTTGAGCTATAAGAATATAGCAATTTGTCCAAGAATTGAAACTAACTTTTGGATTCGTTCTCCATTTATCTACATTTGTAGGTTGGTCCGTATATGTACTATCTGCATTCCAAATAAAACTAAACGCGCCTCCAATCCCGTCTTCCGTCCAATTTGCGCTATCGGACCATGTGCTTGAAACACGTTTATACTTTTTCCAAGGATTGTTATTCATGCCATAGGACGAGCTGAAAACAGATGATTGCAATGCTCTTGCCGCCGACAAATTAGAGTGAACTAAATTACCGCATTCACCGTAATCGTATCCTGAACATGACTGAACAGGTATCGTACTACCCACTACATATAACGCAGGCGCGCCATTTTGTTTGAGAACGCCTCGGGTAGAGTAAATCATGTAATAATACGCACCAACCGGAACAATAGACGGATCTCCGCATCCATAACTTCCTTGTCTTCCCATGACCAGTTCATCTTCATCCATTTCATAAGATATTACTTTGTATTCACTGCCGAAACTGGGCATTTTTGTGAACGTTCTTCCAAAATTCGCGCCGCTGTCTTCGGTCGAGCGGGCATATCCGATCGACGTATTTACACTCCAATGAGGGGAGCCATTATGGTTGTTTGTCACCCAACTAATGTCATTCCAATATTGAAAATGATCCTCGCCATTATAGAAAGCATGAAGCGCTTTCTTGTTATCCGAAAGAGCATGATAAAGAATGGAAGAAATGCCAACCCAATGATCGTCGAAGTTCCTCGTGCGGTCGCCGCTGGGCGTCAAAACGGATATCGCTTCGCAAGCGCCGTTTTTCACAAGGCTGTTTTGAATGGTTGAGGCGGAAGCGTTGTACATGTTGTAACTGGAGTTATTTACAAAATCGATAACGCGACCACAGCCTGCATACACAGCAGGTTCGGAATTACCGTTGGCATCATTATATCCCGGCGCTCCATGATCGGTATGATAATTCCAGCGTAGAGCGGCTAGATAGCTTACAAAATGCGCTGGATATTGCACTCCACCATACGTATAGGCTGGAATCTGTTCCGAGCAGATCGGAAAGTCGCTGGGATTGGCCAAATATCCTGCTGTAGTCTGGCTACCATCAAGAACGGTTGTCAAATAGGCGGGATACGTTACAGCATAGACTGTTTCCGGCGCAACAGCGTCTTGTTTCGGATTTCGTTGCGCGCTTTTGCCTTGCAACGGATTAGGTTGCATGGCGTCTACATCATCCGTTGGAGCATATAAATTCACTTTAAATTTACTGCTCATAAGTTCAGCCATAAAGACATTCGCCGCAATTTCCGATGGCTCCCAGCGTTCGGCGGCGCCTACTTTGGTGTAGGACGGTTCGATGCTTAGGACAAGGGAGAGGCGCACTTCCTGGCCTGCGTATTGGGTCAAATCTTCCATAAACCAGCACGAGCCGGGGCTGACGGCGCGGTTGGGATCGAGTCCGCGGGCGGGGAAGGCGGCTTCCGCCTGCCAGGGACTGTTGGCGCTCTTACGCGTTTCGACCAGGAGATGGAAATCGACGGGATATTGCGCTCCGTTGAGGATTTCTGCTCCCCCTTGAAACTGGACGTATTTCCGGTTGGGTATCTGGACGATGCGCTGGCCGAACACGCCGTAGTTCCCCTTTCCCGCCACGGGCTGAGCTTTCATGTAGAGCGCGGCGCCCATGACGACGCCGATCTTGGGATCGCCGGTGCGCATGACGGCGGGACGCATCTTGACGACGCTTTGGTTTTCGTCCTCGGCATCAAGGGCTACCAGGGAGCGCTCCAAGTTGAGCCATTCGGTTTGGTCTTTATTCTCGACGAAATCAAAAACCTTTTCAATGGCTTTTTCCTGTGAATTAGCGGCGAGTGCGAATATGGTCATAGAGAGAGAGAGAGAGAGAGAGAACAGCGGATTTTTTCAACATGATTTCCTCCTTTTTCCCCCATCGCCAAGACGAGAGGAATAGACATAATGCGTTTGTTATATTTGTTTATGCGAATTAGTATATGGTTAGCATTGCGGAGAGAAGAGAGATCACCCCCTATATAAACAAAAATATATATTAATTATCTATAATACGCCGTTCACCAATACAATAACCCATTATGCTGCATCTGTCAAGATAAAAATGAT includes:
- a CDS encoding beta-ketoacyl-ACP synthase III; protein product: MARAHIVSTGMAVPERILNNYDLEKIVDTSDTWIRERTGMFERRLTDESTAASDLACAASKQALKAVEMAPEEIDAILLATISGDYVFPATACVLQQRIGAKNAMAFDLSAACSGYIYGLSVAQAYIESGRYKNVLLVGVDCLTKVVDWSDRNTCVLFGDGAGASILQPNGSAGVIDTVLGSDGGAVELLYQPCGGSRIPISEEAIRQKKHYLYLNGKEIFKYAVRAMAQSSLDVLQRARLTIEDISIVIPHQANIRILEAVAKRLGIPMEKFYLNIEKYANTSAATIPIAIHEALQDGRLQKGDIALLVSFGGGLTWGASLVQF
- the fabF gene encoding beta-ketoacyl-ACP synthase II produces the protein MDRRVVVTGMGVISPVGNTVGDFWSSLVNGRTGTGLLAKFNTEGFSSKVAAEVKNFDPDRYIDPKESRRMDLFIQYAMAAAQMAVDRSGLDFEKEDKERAGVLVGSGIGGIQTLETQKEVLDQKGPRRISPLLIPMLIINMAAGMVSIRWGLRGPNTSVVTACATGNHCIGDAMRFIQRGDADIMLAGGTEGSITPLGFGGFCSMKALSTRNEEPDKASRPFDLDRDGFVMGEGAGIVVLEELERAKKRGAPILAELVGYGISADAHHITMPDPEGRGACKAMRLALDDAKLPDAELDYINAHGTSTPYNDKFETIAIKNLLNSRAKEVPVSSTKSMTGHLLGAAGAVELIACVLALVHGVIPPTINYATPDPECDLDYVPNIAREKKIKTAMSNSFGFGGHNAVLVARKFE
- the fabD gene encoding ACP S-malonyltransferase, with protein sequence MKKNKIAFLFPGQGSQTAGMGLDLIETSALASQRYRQAEDILGWSVEALSRPAGGGNLNLTLYTQPALYVHSCVLAEILMEAGLEPAITAGHSAGEYPALTVNGAWDFATGLKVIAERARLMHESKKEGSMAAVLGMSGEEISDFCSSWKDGILSVAGLNSPKQTVITGEKAAVEKAAPLLKNRGAKKVIPIAVSAAFHSALMQEAQSQFAEFLQAIEIKPPRIPLASNNTGQPVTDPEIIRVHLIKQFCEPVRWIDCMNAVSYVCSSAIEVGPGKVLCGLAKAIREDFPCHSASSWDGVRKVIEDYGLSS
- a CDS encoding RsmD family RNA methyltransferase, producing MRIVAGEFKNRTIHVPHDRSLETMSEMVREALFNILGDAVVDARFADLFAGSGSVGLEALSRGASRVTFVEMRRQAADAIRKTLEVFQVDKDRARVWTSDVFQLGGNSSEWSDWDIAFLDPPRRVKDNFLDDLVDRGVIGSEKLIVAARPVENCAEMGSNYLRLLDRRIYGKACLFFFGRYYGESL
- the acpP gene encoding acyl carrier protein — encoded protein: MSENIQEKVIEIIAEKLKVDKEEITRDKSFTRDLGADSLDTVELVMDFEEKFEIDEIPEEEAEKIKTVGDAIDYITNKLNV
- the rpmF gene encoding 50S ribosomal protein L32, which produces MAHPKHRKSKSKSRMGRSQCAIKPASLVECPNCRGMKMPHRVCPNCGYYKDRFVV
- the coaD gene encoding pantetheine-phosphate adenylyltransferase, whose product is MSHSIAVYPGSFDPVTYGHLDLIERGAKLFERLIVAVVSNPGKSPLFTLEERLAMLREAVKGIEGDFIIDSFDGLLVHYMRMNHTHVILRGLRAVSDFEYEFELALTNRRMAQDIETIFMAPSEEHIFLRATLVKEISRLGGDVSAFVPPLVERRLMERRQQKIKLPV
- the fabG gene encoding 3-oxoacyl-[acyl-carrier-protein] reductase; protein product: MALALEGKVALITGGSRGIGRCTAECLAGRGAKIVLIDLDEEGLKKTEQEMKDRGFDVCAMMADVADSAAAQKIVDDCVERFEKIDILVNNAGITRDNLALRMKEADWELVLRVNLSGSFYMAKAVSKYMTRAREGRIINLASVVGIMGNAGQVNYAASKAGVIGMTKSLAKEFASRNVTVNAVAPGFIDTAMTAALKEEVKEATLKAIPLHRYGKPEEVASVIAFLASEEAAYITGQVIVIDGGMAM
- the plsX gene encoding phosphate acyltransferase PlsX, with the protein product MRIAVDAMGGDRAPADVIAGVRSFLSEDQKTEILLVGRRSVLEGSCADLPLQIVDAPGVVGMHESPSTAVKKMTDSSIAVATMLVKEGKADALLSMGNSGATMAFALFVLGRLPNISRPAIVAPMPTLKGYTLLLDVGVTVDCKPEHLLHFAVMGSAYSHLAFNVKKPRVGMLSIGEEESKGNELTRKAAQLLKQAPIHFAGNAEGVDIMEGKFDVIVCDGFVGNVVLKFGEGLVEMFARALEMETDHVLGKDIDAEHRMAFFKETMRRVDYTGYGGATMLGVNGNCLIGHGRSGPRAIASGIRAAKIVAEKCPYHEIEKALKNAHITTH